A stretch of DNA from Camelus ferus isolate YT-003-E chromosome 18, BCGSAC_Cfer_1.0, whole genome shotgun sequence:
ggcagggccctggggagagggactGGCGGGCAAGGGACTTGGGGGCTCACTCTAACATGCAAAGTCCAGCTGCCCCATAAACTAGGTTGCTTCTTGAAGGAcgacatacatataaatacacagacacagcTACACGCACACATGCGGAGAAAGCTCTGCATTCCCGAGGGTTGGGATCTAGGCCTGCCGGCCCCCAAGGAGCTCCAAGGCAGAAGCTGGCCGAGTCTCTGCCTCGGCAGTTCTCCGCAGCCCCccggggcagggcggggtggggcgggcgAGTCCTCTGGGGAAGGCTGCTTGTTCTCTGAAGTTCTATCCACCAGCACCCAGATGACTGGGAACCAAATCCACCGCAGCTGGGTGCTGCATGCCTGCGCTGCCAGACACGCGTGTGGGCAGCCTGTGTGCTGGCACGAGGGTCCGGTCTCTCCCCTCCAGGGCTCCGGGGAAGGGgggtgcagacagaggagggtGAAGGGGCCCGCAGAGACATCCTCTCCCCCGCCCCACGGGGTCCTGGCCTCCGGGAGGGGGGAGGGGCCTCCTTTATCTCTCGGCCTCCATGGCAGGGTGCGCCCTGGGTTCTGAGGCGGCCTGTTGGGGGACCAGGGGTGGCCAGTCTGACGCCGGGGAAGGAGGTGCCGGAGTCCACAGGGGCGGCTGCTGCAGCTGGTGATGCTGTGCCCCGCCTGGTGGCGAGGCCGCAGTTGGCCAGCTGGGCGCCGCGAAGCTGCCGGTGGCGGCATGCGGGAAGTGCGGCGGGGGCGATGTGGCCGTGGCAGCCATCGGGCTGCCGCTGCCTCCACTGTGAAAGCTCTCGGAGGCCTTGAGACGGGAGAACATGGTGAGGGCATCAGGGAAGTTGGGGGGTGTGGCGGGGGTGTTGGCAGGAGTGCACATCtgtggggagaaaaggaacaaagaggggTGAGCATCCCTTTCTAGGAGGGCCCCGTGCCTCCGCTGCCTCCTAGGGGGAGACCTGTACCCCTTCCCTGGATGCACCCCAAATCCCAGGTGGTCCACCAGCCGGGAGCTCAGAAAGGAAAGGTGTGGTGCCCAAGATGGGTGGCCCACTGTGCCTGCTGTCCAGCCCCAAGGAAGTCCCATCCCAGGAGCCCCTCCACGGCTGAGAGCCACTGCACCTTCCTCAGGCCTGGGCGGCTTCCCCCTGCCCCAAACTCGGAGATCCTGCATggctgccctggggctgcccGGCACTTACcatctggtggtggtggtggctgtagGGGATGTTGGTCTCCTGAAAGAAGGCGCTGAGGGCCGTCTGCAGGAAGAAAGGCCGACTTTACCCTCAGGACCCCTGTGGCCCTGCCTACTGAGTAGGAGAGATGAAGTGCCTGTCAGCCCTGGGCAGGTCCAGCGGTCAGGGAAGACCCTCGTGTCATTCCTGCCACCTGGCCGCCAGGGGCTTCCAAATCATACCTACCTGGTATCGTCATCGTAACGTAGGGGCCTGTCTCATGCGGAAAGACCTCCAGGAGATTTCAACCTGACTGTTACCAAGACCATGGTAACAAGTCCCtactcctctctgagcctcaatttctttgtCTCTGAGCCAGAAGATGGCAAAGGCCCCTAGGTGTTGAAGAGTCTGTGACCCTTCTACACCTCTCCTGGGCTGAACAAGGAACCCTGCCCTggtctggtcctcagtttctccatccacACCACAGGAGACTGGACGAGGTGGACTGCAGATTCCCCTCCCTTGTAGCAGTGACCTCCTAAGATCCACAGTCCTGCTGGGAGAGCCGAAATTAAGTAGGATGGTCTGGGTTTTGCACTCCTGTCCTGTCACCTGAGCCCTACTTGGAATGCTCCCAAGATgatggagcagaaggaaggcagaggtgAGGTTTGCACCCAGGATCCTGAGGAGGGGGTGGCAGCCCATCTAGTGCTCATCTAGTGGccctggggggttggggggaggggctccAGGGCGGCCTCCGCTGGTGTTGGTGTGTCCTGGTTCAGCCCCTGCAGGAGGGGCGtccagaaaaataaaggaaccaGCTGCTCTTGCGAAAGCGCTGGGTGAGGGAGCCCGTCAAGTGTGCGAAGGGTCTGCAGGCGCTCTGCTCTGTCCTCTATTGATGCTCCCTCAGTCtcgcagccccagcccagccccgtcTAACATCCTCCCTACTCCCAACACACCCGAAAATCCAGTCTGGCTCCCAGGGCTTACTCTGGGGGTTTCATTATTAAAGTAAATTCAAATGAATTATTCTGGGAATTTCCTGCTGGAGACGCCCTACCCTGATGTCCCCAAACACGAGTGTGGAATCTGGGGGAGGGCCTTGGTCTCTAAGCGCCTCCTTGTgacacgcccccccccccaggagacACACCAAACCATTCCTCCCCCAAAAGCAGCTCCAAAGGCCACTGCTGTGTATGAGGATTCCACAGAGAAACGGTTgcccctttcctgccttcttaaTGCTCTCCCAATCATAAAACACACTGGTTCCCTTCCCCTAGCAGCCTTCTGTCCTCATCAACACCCAAATCACAGAGAATGTGACCTCAAAACATGGCCTCCAGCTGGACCAGCCCTCAGCCCAAGTATGCTGCCAGCCAGGCGTGGAGGACACAGAGGGGAATTAGCCATGAGGAACCCCACTCACTCTCAGTAAGAGATCTGAGATCTGAGTGTTCAAAACCCATTTTACCTTAAGTGAACCTCCATACTCTctgtatccccattttacacatgatgaaactgagactcagggagccTGGAGCACAGGGCTCCTACCCTTTGGGGCCACCAGAGCCTCCTAGTCTGCATGCTGCACCTGCCTCTCCTGAGATCAGAGTTTTTCCCCAAGCATTTCAATCTTCAAAGCTACATTTCCAATTCCTGTGACCAAGCGACACCAACCAATGCTACCTGAGTGACTGCCTAGCTGGTACCAGGCTCTGTGACTGGGCTGAGAGTGCCTACAGGCAGGGCCCCTTCCCACCGGACACCttgccttcccagccccaggcagggagggaacCATATATGCAGATGTGGGACTCAAGCAAACTGCCATGAATGTGGTTTTGCAAGTTTTGCCACATCCAGCTCTTGAAACAAACGGGCTGATTAGGGAGCTTCCTGCAGGGTGGGGCTGCCAGGGTTGGGGGCAGCTGGCCATTCACTCCTTAGAGGtcaacacccacccacccaggtacagctgagaaaactgaggccagagggtGGGACCTGCCCAGAGAGACAAAGTGGCCTCCCATCTTGTGATGTGAGGACCAGCCCGGGGTCAGCTGTTCCCCTAAGACCTCTGGTAGGAAAGTGAGCAAAGATTCCTCTGGGAGTACTGGCTACCGTCTCCCCTCACTGTCCCAACATTCAGGCAGGATTCTGATCCCTATCCCACTAGCAGGAAACTCcagtctcctgcctcttccctgttCCCCTCTGCAGGCCCAAAACTTCCCGGGGCTGGCTCCTCAACGAGAAACTGGGCTCCTAAACCTGAACTGGACACAAACTCTACAGGCTGGCTGGGGCTGTAGCCTTACACCTGTGAGAGGCGGAGCTCAGGGGCTCTGGCCTCATCCCTAGATACCACCCTGGGTTATTTCTGGGATGGCTGAGTTAGTGAAGGCCAGGTGGCCTCTTGGCAGCACAAGAGCACAAGGCCTGGACACTACTGCTCCCTGAGTCAGGGAGGCCTGCGGCATGGGGGCCTGGATGGCTGAGAGCTACTGAACCGCGTACACCATGCCATGCACTGTGCAGGTAGACACGTCAGCCAGCACAGAGGAGGGCACCCGGACACGCATCTAGAGCGGGGTACACAGATGCACACCTGCAGCTGTTGTGTGGGCTCCAATACACCACCCATACACTCGTGTGTACGCACGTGGGCACCGTCTGCAAAACGGCGACGTGCGTgtgtacacacaacacacacacgccGCACCCGCGCCCAGGGTGGACTGCGTGTTTACACACACGCCAACATGCCCACACGTAGTGTGGCGCGTGCGTAAACACAAATGCACATGTACGTGGACACGCGCCGCCCAGCTGCCCAGCAGGCACGCAGACTCTCAGACCCACACACGCCGGTCGGCTCCGCCCGCGGGCCCGGGGCTCCCTCATCCCGACCTCGCGGGTCCCGAGGTGGGGGAGACGCGGGTCCAgctcagcccaggcctggggcgTCTTCCTTCGGGCCGTCCGCCCGACTGTCCGTCCGGGCCGCTGTGCCGCCCCGCCGCTGTGCCGCCCCGCCCTGGCCGTTACTCGAacaaaaagtgtgtgtgttggggggggggcccTCCACGCAACCCGACCGACCGGGGACTTGGGGGGCGGGGATTCGGGGCGCTGCGGGGCAGGCTGCCCCTCCCGCCCACACCGAGCCGGCGGCGTTTCCGGGGGCCGCGTAGACGCGGCCGCGCGGCCGGGCCTGACCCGCACGCCGCGTTTGCGCGATAGAACCCGGACGCCGGGGCGCGCGACCGCCGGGACACCAGGCCGAGTGCGCGGGCCTGGCCTCAGCGGAGCGCGCAGCGGCACGTGTCCGCACGTGTCCACACCAGCCCGCACACAACCCGCAACCCGCGCCTCCAGGAGTGACGGACACCCGCACCCGGGCCCCGGCCCGACAGCGCACCTCGAACTGCCAGTGGGCCGCCTGCAGCAGCTGCTTCGCCTGGTCGGCCGCGCAGCCCGCCGTGCAGCACGAACTGGTTGATCATGACCTGGTGCTTGAGCTCGTCCATGTTCACGGACATGGCGCCACCGCCGCCTGCCCGCTCCGGCCTCCCGCCGCCGCGCGCTCCTCCACCTCACGCGTCCACCATTAGCGAGCCGGCTCCGGctaatacaaatatttactgtgggcTCTGACTCACCGTGCCTCGCCTCGCTCAGGGCCGCGGGGGGCATGCTGGGAGATGTAGTCCCGCGCCGCTTCCGCCGCACTGGACGGGAGCTGCGGGCCGGGCCCAAGGTATGCCTTAAAATTTGGgcgcctactgtgtgcagaaGCGGGACGTGCACGTTGCTCTGGAGGCATCCGCGCTCCAGTCCCGGCACTGACGGGGGTCAGGAGGCGGGGGCCACAGACCGTGCATGAGTGCAAACACCAGCGAGCGTATTTGCCAAGACCCCAGGACCCCGAACCCTGCTGTGGTTAGCATCCCTCCTGTGTGGAGTGAATGCATCCTAGGGGAACGGCGGGGGCTAGGGATTTTGGTACAAATCGGCAGCACTAGGGCCGTAAGGTCCCAAagactggcacacagtagatgcctACAAATACTCGTTCAGTGAGTGCATGAACCTGCCCTTTAGTTTTCTGCCCaaagtcacctcctccaggaagccttcgaGTCTTCCCCAACACACAGCGCAAGCTTGTATCGCCCACtaggccaggcacacagtaggcccgaggaaagtctgagaaaggGATGGCGCCCGCGATAGACAGCCTCGACAGCCTTGGGGTGCGGTCTCTGAGATGCTCCGACTTTCCCACGCAAAATTTCGTGCACTTTGCCGGAAATCTCAGCTTTCAGCGTGCGGGCGCCAGGACCGCGCGGAGCCAGTTCCGGGGCGGCCCTGAACTCCTATTCCCAGAATGCCCCGGTTTATTTGCATCGTTCCATCCTGAGTGACGTCAAGTGAGTGAGGCAGTGCTTCGGCCTATGGGCGGTCGCGAGGTGTTAGGACCTGGCCATATAAGGTAAACAAAGCTGGCGGTCCAAtgaggcggcggcgggggcgggtaCTGGGTCAAGGCGGGCGGGGGTGCATCACGTGGAGGGCGGGGGCGGGTCTGGAATTGCGcggcgggtggggtggggtgttgTGGACTGTGTTTACAGCTCCGCACGCGCCGCTTCCGGTTGACGTCGCGGGTCGGGTTTGTGGGCCCGGCGGGTTTGGAGCGGGAGGGCAGGTAGGGAGGCCGGGAGAGATGTTGGGCCGAAGTCCCGTTCGGTCACCCCCACTCTGAATGACCTTATCCCCGTTCCTCGCGCTCCCTGGTCTCCAGTTTCATTAGTTGAGCAACTATATCTCGGACCCTTTCTCTGTGCCTGGCTCTGACCTGGTCCGGGGTACAGAGAACAAATTCTAGACGGGttagctggggctggggtgggggagcgtGTCGAAAAATCCCAAGGACAGATGTACAGTTGCAAGTGTGGAAAGTGCCCTCAGGAAGCAGGCACGGGTCCTGGAGGTGGTGGGTTAAAGGCCATTGAGGGTTTTAGTACATCTGATCCATTGTCCCCATTAGGATTACTGTGGCTGACCAGTGTGGAGACCAGATGGTGGCAGAGAGGTCCAGTACGGTTCAAGAGATGTCCTGGGTGTATCTGGTTACAGGGGAGTCTGTCCCTGCCCAGCGCCTCAGAATTGGATTGAATGGAGGAAACTGTCCCTCAttaagggagtgggaagagaacCTGCAGTGCTCTCCGAGGAGCCATTTCTGGGTCCCTCAACTCT
This window harbors:
- the UBALD1 gene encoding LOW QUALITY PROTEIN: UBA-like domain-containing protein 1 (The sequence of the model RefSeq protein was modified relative to this genomic sequence to represent the inferred CDS: deleted 1 base in 1 codon); amino-acid sequence: MSVNMDELKHQVMINQFVLTAGCAADQAKQLLQAAHWQFETALSAFFQETNIPYSHHHHQMMCTPANTPATPPNFPDALTMFSRLKASESFHSGGSGSPMAATATSPPPHFPHAATGSFAAPSWPTAASPPGGAQHHQLQQPPLWTPAPPSPASDWPPLVPQQAASEPRAHPAMEAER